The sequence below is a genomic window from Nostoc flagelliforme CCNUN1.
GGAGCGTAACCTGTGGCAACTAAGATGGTATCTGCTGTAATTATTTCTTGGTTCTCACCAGTAATAGTTAACAAAAAACCTTCTTCTGAGAATTTGATTTCATTAACGGTGCTATTGGTGAATATCTTAATTCCGCGTTTAATCAAACCCTGTTGTACAGCAGAGCAAATGTCATCATCAAACCCCGATAAAATTGTCCCGTCTCTTTCAATCACCGTCACTTCGCAGCCGAAAGCGTGCATCATGCTGGAAAATTCTACGCCAATGTAGCCGCCGCCAATAATTGCTAAACGTTTCGGCAGATAGGGTAGCTGAAACATCTCACGGGATGTGATAGCGTATTCTATACCTGGGATTTTGGGCTTGAGGGGTTGCCCTCCCACAGCAATTAAAATTTTGTCTGCTGTAACTTTGCGTCCATCAATATTGATCGTGTGGGTATCGATGAAAGTGACATGTTGAGAAATTAATTCAATTCCAGCTTTTTGCAATTGTTGAAAATAAGACTGGTTAATGGTGTCAATATGCTGGTGTACTGACTTAATAAATAATGTCCAGTCAAAGTATGTTTGGCAGTCACTCCACCCATAACTGTGTGCTATTTGGTTTTGCAGGGCGAAGTCAGCTGCGTAGACAATCAGTTTTTTCGGAACGCAGCCGCGATTTACACAAGTCCCACCGATGGATTCTTGTTCAGCAACAGCGACACGTACACCGTAACTAGCTGCTTTTTTAGCTGCTGCCAATCCCCCAGGCCCAGCACCAATGACAAACAAATCGTAATCAAATGTCATAAAAATCTGTTCCTTTTTGACTTTTTGGAAAGCAGAGCTATTTCATCTTTTATAGTTATTCACACAAAACTTAATCTACTGTCTCTGGGTGGACAATTTGGGATCAAACCAGGCTGATATCTAGCAGATTGCCACATTAATAGCAATTACATCCAAAAGGAACAGCGTAGGCGCAGCCCGCCGTAGGCATCGCTCGATTCGTACTAAGTTATATTACACTATGTTACCAAAGAAGCATTTTGTCTATTCTACAAGGGGTAGATGTTTGCGTAGGCGTAGCCCGTCGTAGACATCGCTTCGGGGGGGTATGCGATCGCACTTTTAGGCAGCAGCCATACTAGAGAAAAACTTGCGATCCTTTGTTTGCACATGGTTATGGCAAATCAAGTAAAGTTTGCATCTTCTGTGCATCTCTTGTCATTCCCAAGTGCTTAAAACTATTAATAGCCTGAATTGACAATTGGTAGGCTTTCTGTGCACTTCCCCATTTTTTCTCCCAGCGGGCAATAGAACGTTGATAGCGAGCCAAACGCCGCTTATTTTTGCTGCTTTCGGCGACAGTTAAGCCTTGAATTAATAACTTTTGAGCTTCATCGCGATCGCCTTGTTCGATGGCAATATCGGCAAGCCAATTTTGAGCAGAATTTATTACCCGATGCCAATTAATTTTTTCTGCACTTTTCATCACCTCTTGAAAGAGCTTTTTTGCTAAAAGATATTCACCTTCTAAATAAAAGATTTCAGCCTGATGGTAAAGAACGGGAATAAAATAGCGGATGTGCTGTTGCTCCTTTAGATTGGCCTCAATCACCAATTTTTCTTCTACCATCAACCAGTAGCGTGCATCTTTATAATCCTCCTGTCTAATTTGCAGCCTCGCCATACTTTCGGCTAAGTCAGCCTGAACGCATAAATCTGCATGGTCGCGCAAAACCCACGTCCGTCGCAAAATTTCGTCTGCTTCTTTCAGACTCAGAGATGAACACTCTCGAATTAGTAGCCAGCTTTTGCGGATGATGATTTTTACGAAAGAAGACCATTCTCCCCGCCGTTCTGATTGTTGTATGAGCCATTGCAGCCAATCTAGGCGATCGTCCCAATAGGCGTAGAGGTTTGCGTACTGGCTTAAGAGAAGCCATAAATCCCTAACCACTTCATAGTGTTCTTGGTCTTTACACCAATAAAGTACTGCCCGCAGATTTCCCTGCTCTTCCTCTAGCTTGTTGTAATGTATCCACTTTTC
It includes:
- the gorA gene encoding glutathione-disulfide reductase, which encodes MTFDYDLFVIGAGPGGLAAAKKAASYGVRVAVAEQESIGGTCVNRGCVPKKLIVYAADFALQNQIAHSYGWSDCQTYFDWTLFIKSVHQHIDTINQSYFQQLQKAGIELISQHVTFIDTHTINIDGRKVTADKILIAVGGQPLKPKIPGIEYAITSREMFQLPYLPKRLAIIGGGYIGVEFSSMMHAFGCEVTVIERDGTILSGFDDDICSAVQQGLIKRGIKIFTNSTVNEIKFSEEGFLLTITGENQEIITADTILVATGYAPNTKNLGLENAHVELGEHGAIKVDEYSRTSQENIFAVGDCTSRVQLTPVAKAEGIAFADTVFGNKAQKLNYDYVPTAVFCRPEAASVGMTEAKAREKFGESVQCYRTQFQPLLYRLIEQDEPTTIKLVLNGDSGQVLGAHMVGEHAADIIQSLGVAIRKGITKEDLDETIGIHPTTGEEFLSLN